A window of the Scophthalmus maximus strain ysfricsl-2021 chromosome 8, ASM2237912v1, whole genome shotgun sequence genome harbors these coding sequences:
- the LOC118313251 gene encoding vasorin-like has product MFPYFLLLFLSSGCVLSSDCPADCSCPIPDSIFCINRRSGTVPHVPTTSKELYIFQNGINTLSQDDFKGLVELEMLDLSQNKLAEIPDGVFEMLSKLKNLDLSSNHITHISKGSFSGLVQLERLYLHGNTIQSIHLEAFEGLEMLLELKLQGNQLTSLPSLHFPSLLLLDLSNNNIPALGPSDLQTPHLEALKVASLGLTSVDEDLIASLGNLHELDISMNQLTEVPHALKQDSLKGLIKLNLAANQFGELRMEDFQRLTGLQELDLSGLNLQSFPKSFFQIFPKLMHLTAAENPFNCLCPLAWFPVWLKEKDVELGRPEETRCHFPLVNAGKMLSALEHKDFGCPPSTTVLIGSPTGSTPVPQMLTTHPESTDTNALPPPPPPSDETVSSKTDSYPLPAEPPVSPSSTSGEYEQHICPANICLNGGTCNFDPLGQLSCLCPSGTSGLYCENVDEVPEPPKPLATEVSIVAPPMPEELDAISSRQVTSTSILLDLHRFIETRPHIRGIRLTYRNLSGPDRRPIILSVPASYPEYTLRGLRPNCTYSVCASPLGERVNSRANSSVETGSCTEARTGVPLTSLEPRVETQSQVTYTLIPALAALALVLGLAVVAGTIICLRKRRQAKAGMELELGPADPDPMEMEGIKACLENGGNGTLSQKQPEIDRCHTPQPPPSSQQNGGLDYEVPLMQGHCPSNNNLASLKPSYF; this is encoded by the coding sequence ATGTTCCCTTACTTCCtgctcttgttcctctcgtctGGTTGCGTGTTATCCTCTGACTGCCCAGCAGACTGTTCTTGCCCGATCCCGGACTCTATATTCTGCATTAATCGACGCTCCGGCACTGTGCCCCATGTCCCCACCACCTCCAAAGAACTCTACATCTTCCAGAATGGCATCAACACTTTGTCCCAAGATGACTTCAAAGGCCTGGTGGAATTGGAGATGCTAGATCTGAGCCAGAATAAGCTGGCAGAAATACCAGATGGTGTGTTTGAGATGCTGTCGAAGCTGAAGAACCTGGACCTGTCCTCGAATCACATTACCCACATTTCCAAAGGCAGTTTTTCTGGGTTAGTCCAGCTGGAGAGGCTGTATCTCCATGGAAACACCATTCAGAGTATACATTTAGAAGCTTTTGAAGGTTTAGAGATGCTACTGGAGCTCAAACTCCAAGGGAACCAGCTCACATCGTTGCCATCCCTTCATTTCCCTAGTCTTCTGCTTCTAGAtctcagcaacaacaacatccccGCCTTGGGACCCTCAGACCTCCAGACTCCTCACCTGGAAGCCCTGAAGGTGGCCTCTCTGGGGCTTACTTCTGTAGATGAGGATCTCATAGCCTCCTTGGGGAATCTCCATGAGCTTGACATCTCCATGAACCAGTTAACTGAGGTGCCACATGCCTTAAAGCAAGACTCCCTTAAGGGACTGATCAAGCTCAACCTGGCAGCCAACCAATTTGGTGAGCTCAGGATGGAGGACTTTCAGAGACTGACTGGACTACAAGAACTGGATCTCAGTGGACTTAATCTCCAGAGTTTTCCCAAGAGTTTCTTCCAGATATTCCCAAAGTTGATGCACCTGACAGCAGCTGAGAACCCATTTAACTGCTTGTGTCCATTAGCCTGGTTCCCTGTGTGGCTAAAAGAGAAGGATGTGGAACTTGGGAGACCAGAAGAAACCAGATGTCACTTCCCTCTAGTTAATGCTGGTAAGATGCTTTCAGCACTGGAGCACAAAGATTTTGGATGTCCACCTTCCACAACAGTACTCATTGGCTCCCCCACTGGAAGTACTCCCGTTCCCCAGATGCTCACCACACATCCCGAATCCACCGATACCaatgctcttcctcctcctccaccacccagTGATGAAACAGTCTCCTCTAAAACAGACAGCTATCCCCTTCCAGCAGAACCTCCAGTCTCCCCTAGCTCCACCAGTGGGGAATACGAGCAGCACATCTGCCCAGCAAACATCTGCCTCAATGGGGGCACTTGTAATTTTGATCCACTGGGTCAACTCAGCTGTCTTTGTCCCTCTGGAACCTCTGGTCTCTACTGTGAAAATGTGGATGAAGTTCCAGAGCCACCAAAACCTTTGGCAACAGAAGTTTCAATAGTTGCCCCCCCCATGCCCGAGGAACTTGATGCCATCAGCTCACGGCAGGTGACCTCAACATCTATCCTTCTTGACCTGCACCGCTTCATCGAGACACGGCCACACATCCGTGGCATCAGGTTGACCTACCGTAACCTCTCAGGGCCTGACCGCCGCCCCATTATCCTGAGTGTACCGGCATCCTACCCTGAGTACACTTTACGCGGTTTAAGACCCAACTGTACCTACTCAGTATGCGCCAGTCCCCTGGGTGAAAGAGTCAACTCTAGGGCCAACAGCTCTGTGGAAACAGGGTCGTGTACAGAGGCTCGCACTGGGGTTCCACTGACATCCTTAGAGCCCAGGGTGGAGACACAGAGCCAGGTAACATATACTCTGATCCCTGCCCTGGCTGCCTTGGCACTGGTGTTGGGGTTGGCCGTGGTGGCTGGGACGATCATCTGTCTGCGGAAGAGAAGGCAGGCCAAGGCGGGaatggagctggagctgggcCCAGCTGATCCGGATCCCATGGAAATGGAGGGGATCAAGGCCTGCCTGGAGAATGGGGGAAATGGTACACTATCGCAGAAACAGCCTGAGATTGACCGCTGTCACACTCCTCAGCCACCTCCATCTTCGCAACAAAATGGGGGCTTGGACTATGAGGTACCCTTAATGCAAGGACATTGCCCATCCAATAACAATCTTGCATCACTAAAGCCATCATATTTCTAA